A window of the Halopseudomonas phragmitis genome harbors these coding sequences:
- a CDS encoding DUF1329 domain-containing protein, translating to MRKQTTLLGAGGLALSLLATSVMAQGVTSAEIAQLGNTLTPVGAERAGNAAGTIPEWTGGLGPDAGQALADNFQTNPFAGEQPEFVITAQNYQQYRDNLSPGQIAMFERYPETFRMPIYKSQRTVGYPQYVYDQVKATAGQARLVNNGDGIENFSHGVFAFPIPKAGAEVIWNHNTRYRVNIKRWYMQAMPQTNGSYTLIKLEEEVGYPQYMPDVDESAMPNTLLFFKQRVNAPARLAGNVLLVHDTLDQLKEPRMAWVYNAGQRRVRRAPQVAYDGPGTASDGMRTSDNFAMYNGAPDRYDWKLIGKKEVYIPYNSYRMTDRDVKYADVLKAGHINPEHTRFELHRVWEVQGNVKQGQRHIYAQRNFFVDEDSWMITLADHYDGRGTLWRVGEGHLAFNYKQKLPGYSIETLYDLLAGRYIALGMYTEEVSAPQFDFVPTYNQFTPAALRAAGVR from the coding sequence ATGCGTAAACAAACAACTCTTCTGGGTGCCGGTGGATTGGCCCTGAGCCTGTTGGCAACCAGCGTCATGGCGCAGGGCGTCACTTCTGCGGAAATTGCCCAGTTGGGCAATACCCTGACGCCGGTCGGCGCCGAGCGTGCCGGCAACGCTGCAGGCACCATTCCCGAGTGGACTGGTGGCCTGGGCCCGGATGCCGGTCAGGCTCTGGCTGACAACTTCCAGACCAACCCGTTTGCGGGTGAACAGCCGGAATTCGTGATTACTGCTCAGAACTACCAGCAGTATCGCGACAATCTGAGCCCCGGCCAGATCGCTATGTTCGAGCGCTATCCGGAAACTTTCCGCATGCCGATCTACAAGTCGCAGCGGACCGTAGGCTATCCGCAGTACGTCTATGATCAGGTCAAGGCAACTGCTGGTCAGGCGCGTCTGGTCAACAACGGTGACGGGATCGAAAACTTCAGTCATGGCGTGTTTGCTTTCCCGATTCCCAAGGCTGGCGCCGAGGTAATCTGGAACCACAACACCCGCTACCGGGTGAACATCAAGCGCTGGTATATGCAGGCCATGCCGCAGACCAACGGCTCCTACACCCTGATCAAGCTGGAAGAAGAAGTCGGTTATCCGCAGTACATGCCGGATGTTGACGAGTCGGCCATGCCCAACACCCTGCTGTTCTTCAAGCAGCGTGTAAACGCACCGGCGCGTCTGGCTGGTAACGTGCTGCTGGTACACGACACCCTGGATCAGTTGAAAGAGCCGCGCATGGCCTGGGTATACAACGCTGGTCAGCGTCGTGTACGCCGCGCCCCGCAGGTTGCCTATGACGGCCCAGGTACCGCTTCGGACGGCATGCGTACTTCCGACAACTTCGCCATGTACAACGGCGCACCAGATCGTTACGACTGGAAGCTGATTGGCAAGAAGGAAGTCTACATTCCTTACAACAGCTACCGGATGACCGATCGTGACGTGAAGTACGCCGATGTGCTCAAGGCCGGCCATATCAACCCGGAACACACCCGTTTCGAGTTGCACCGGGTTTGGGAAGTGCAGGGCAACGTCAAGCAGGGTCAGCGCCACATCTACGCTCAGCGTAACTTCTTCGTAGATGAGGATTCCTGGATGATCACCCTGGCTGACCACTACGATGGTCGTGGCACGCTGTGGCGCGTAGGTGAGGGTCACCTGGCCTTCAACTACAAGCAGAAGCTGCCGGGTTACTCGATCGAGACCCTGTATGACCTGTTGGCTGGTCGTTACATCGCGCTGGGTATGTACACCGAAGAGGTGTCTGCACCGCAGTTCGACTTTGTACCGACCTACAACCAGTTCACCCCGGCCGCTCTGCGTGCTGCAGGTGTGCGTTAA
- a CDS encoding DUF1329 domain-containing protein yields MKLKKALIGAGGLALSMIASSVMAQGLTQAEIDSLGTTLTPIGAERAGNAAGTIPEWTGGLPVNAGAQLERGFRENPYKGEQPQFVITAQNYQQYRDNLTPGQVAMFERYPETFRMPVYQTQRSVSFPQAIYDQVKANAGQARLVNGGDGIENFTHGTFAFPIPKVGAEVIWNHMTRYRKNIKRFYVQAMPQVNGSYTLIKFEEEAAYPQYMPDVDLDKAANTLLFFKQRVNAPARLAGNVLLVHDTLDQLKEPRMAWVYNAGQRRVRRAPQVAYDGPGTASDGMRTSDNFSMYNGAPDRYNWTLVGKKEVYIPYNSYQLLDPNLKYSDILQAGHINPEHTRFELHRVWEVQGNVKDGQRHIYAQRNFFVDEDSWLITLADHYDGRGTLWRVGEGHVAHAYNEQLPGYAAETLYDLLAGRYIALGMYNEESSAPVYGTSPSMNEFTPAALRAAGVR; encoded by the coding sequence ATGAAACTCAAGAAAGCCCTAATTGGTGCCGGTGGTCTGGCACTGAGCATGATTGCCTCTAGCGTCATGGCCCAAGGCCTCACTCAGGCTGAAATCGATTCGCTGGGTACCACTCTGACCCCGATCGGCGCCGAGCGTGCCGGTAATGCTGCGGGCACCATCCCGGAGTGGACTGGCGGTCTGCCGGTCAACGCCGGTGCTCAACTGGAGCGTGGCTTCCGTGAAAACCCCTACAAGGGTGAGCAGCCGCAATTCGTGATCACTGCCCAGAACTACCAGCAGTATCGCGATAACCTGACCCCTGGTCAGGTAGCGATGTTCGAGCGCTACCCGGAAACCTTCCGCATGCCGGTCTATCAGACCCAGCGTAGCGTCAGCTTCCCGCAGGCGATCTACGATCAGGTCAAGGCCAACGCTGGTCAGGCTCGTCTGGTCAACGGTGGCGACGGCATCGAGAACTTCACCCATGGCACTTTTGCCTTCCCGATTCCCAAGGTCGGTGCTGAGGTGATCTGGAACCACATGACCCGCTATCGCAAGAACATCAAGCGTTTCTATGTTCAGGCGATGCCGCAGGTCAATGGCTCCTACACCCTGATCAAGTTCGAGGAAGAAGCCGCCTACCCGCAATACATGCCCGACGTGGATCTGGACAAGGCCGCCAACACCCTGTTGTTCTTCAAACAGCGTGTAAACGCTCCGGCGCGTCTGGCTGGTAACGTATTGCTGGTACACGACACCCTGGATCAGTTGAAAGAGCCGCGCATGGCCTGGGTATACAACGCTGGTCAGCGTCGTGTACGCCGCGCCCCGCAGGTAGCTTATGACGGCCCGGGCACCGCTTCGGACGGCATGCGTACTTCCGACAACTTCTCCATGTATAACGGTGCTCCGGATCGCTACAACTGGACGCTGGTGGGCAAGAAGGAAGTCTACATTCCCTACAACAGCTACCAGCTGCTGGATCCGAACCTGAAGTACTCGGACATCCTGCAGGCCGGTCACATCAATCCGGAGCATACCCGCTTCGAATTGCACCGGGTCTGGGAAGTGCAGGGTAACGTCAAGGACGGTCAGCGCCACATCTACGCTCAGCGTAACTTCTTCGTAGATGAGGACTCCTGGCTGATCACCCTGGCCGACCACTACGATGGTCGTGGCACCCTGTGGCGTGTAGGTGAAGGGCACGTTGCCCATGCCTATAACGAGCAACTGCCGGGCTATGCCGCTGAGACCCTGTACGACCTGTTGGCAGGCCGTTACATCGCTCTGGGCATGTACAACGAGGAGTCTTCGGCTCCTGTGTATGGCACCAGCCCGTCGATGAACGAATTTACCCCGGCCGCCCTGCGCGCCGCTGGTGTTCGCTAA
- a CDS encoding DUF1302 domain-containing protein produces MTRTRDPRLLAALPLAVALAFAPAALAGSFTWGEVEGQFDSDLSIGASWAMSNPDKNFIHPDNGGRASARTTDDGRLNFKKGDAFSKIFKGSHDLELRYANSGAFLRGKYWYDFETKDGSQRFYDISDRGRDRLQKGSGIELMDAFFYHNYSIGNNPGNIRLGRQVVSWGESLFIGNSINSINPIDVSAFRRPGAEVKEGLIPVEMIYLSQGLTQNLTAELFYQLKWAPSVVDNCGTFFSASDTLAKGCNDRLTIVQDLPHRDPALVNGGPAGLAMYNVRYRKDREARDDGQFGVALRWFVPQLNDTEFGFYAMNYHSRAPAFSTVKGYATLLPGVPGIDGARGAGGYFLEYPEDIRLYGVSFQTSIGGATVAGELSYRPNYNLQINTSDLSLTALPGAFLGGFDYGSFSPVYNGQNVGLQPEDEITGYRRKELWQAQVSVIQFIDRVLGASRLSLAGEVGYNYIGALESGKNGTTRYGRDPLFGQSPITPVVGGLCLAHTGDNAQRWCESDGYVTRSSWGYRVRAALDYSNVFAGINLSPSLAWSHDVKGYGPNFIEDAKSASLGLNADYANKYYASLSYTSFFDGKYNTLKDRDFMALSFGMSF; encoded by the coding sequence ATGACAAGAACACGTGATCCGCGGTTGCTGGCCGCACTCCCGTTGGCGGTCGCCCTGGCCTTTGCTCCAGCAGCATTGGCAGGCAGCTTCACCTGGGGAGAGGTGGAGGGCCAGTTCGATAGCGATTTGTCCATCGGCGCAAGCTGGGCAATGTCGAATCCCGATAAAAACTTCATTCACCCCGACAACGGCGGCCGGGCATCAGCGCGGACCACGGACGACGGGCGGCTGAACTTCAAGAAAGGCGATGCCTTTTCAAAGATTTTCAAGGGCAGTCATGATCTGGAGCTGCGTTATGCCAACTCCGGGGCATTCCTGCGCGGCAAGTACTGGTACGACTTTGAAACCAAGGACGGCAGCCAGCGCTTCTACGATATCAGCGACCGTGGCCGTGACCGCCTGCAAAAAGGCTCCGGCATCGAGCTGATGGACGCCTTCTTCTACCACAACTACTCCATTGGCAATAACCCGGGCAATATCCGGCTCGGGCGTCAGGTAGTGAGTTGGGGCGAGAGTCTGTTTATCGGTAACTCGATCAATAGCATCAATCCGATCGACGTATCGGCCTTTCGTCGGCCAGGCGCAGAGGTCAAGGAAGGTCTGATCCCGGTTGAAATGATTTACCTGTCCCAGGGGCTGACCCAGAACCTGACCGCCGAGCTGTTCTACCAGCTCAAGTGGGCACCCAGTGTAGTGGACAACTGCGGCACCTTCTTCTCCGCCAGCGACACCCTGGCCAAGGGCTGTAATGACCGTTTGACCATTGTCCAGGACCTGCCGCACCGTGACCCGGCGCTGGTCAATGGCGGGCCGGCCGGGCTGGCCATGTACAACGTGCGCTATCGCAAGGATCGGGAAGCGCGTGATGACGGCCAGTTCGGGGTGGCGTTGCGCTGGTTCGTGCCGCAACTGAATGATACCGAGTTCGGCTTCTACGCCATGAACTACCATAGTCGGGCGCCGGCGTTCTCCACGGTCAAGGGTTATGCGACCCTGCTGCCGGGTGTGCCGGGCATTGATGGTGCGCGAGGTGCCGGCGGTTACTTCCTTGAGTATCCGGAAGACATCCGTCTGTATGGTGTCAGCTTCCAGACCAGCATCGGCGGCGCTACGGTAGCGGGCGAGCTGAGCTATCGGCCCAATTACAACCTGCAGATCAATACTTCCGACCTGAGTCTGACAGCCTTGCCTGGCGCCTTCCTGGGGGGCTTTGACTATGGTTCGTTCAGCCCGGTTTATAACGGTCAGAACGTAGGGCTGCAGCCCGAGGACGAGATTACCGGTTACCGGCGCAAGGAACTCTGGCAGGCGCAGGTTTCGGTGATCCAGTTTATCGACCGGGTCTTGGGCGCCAGCCGCCTCAGCCTGGCAGGCGAGGTTGGTTACAACTACATCGGCGCGCTGGAAAGCGGCAAGAACGGCACTACCCGTTATGGCCGTGACCCACTGTTCGGGCAAAGCCCGATCACGCCGGTGGTGGGCGGCTTGTGTCTGGCGCATACCGGCGACAATGCCCAGCGCTGGTGCGAAAGTGACGGCTACGTGACTCGTAGCTCTTGGGGTTACCGAGTGCGCGCGGCGCTGGATTACAGCAACGTGTTTGCCGGTATCAACCTGTCGCCAAGCCTGGCCTGGTCCCACGATGTCAAAGGCTATGGCCCCAACTTCATTGAGGATGCCAAATCGGCCAGCCTTGGCCTGAATGCCGACTACGCCAACAAGTATTACGCCAGCCTCAGCTACACCTCATTCTTCGACGGCAAGTACAACACCCTCAAGGACCGTGACTTCATGGCCCTGAGCTTTGGAATGAGCTTCTGA
- a CDS encoding DUF1302 domain-containing protein, with protein sequence MTKTKQAWQLAALPLAIGLVSFVGSANAANFTIGELEGQFDSQLSVGASVSTAGRDSRLYFGNPANTDFGQGQATARTSDDGRLNYKKGDVFSKIFKGSHDLELRYGNSGAFFRGNYWYDFETKDGSQRFYDISDSGRHPLQKGSGVQLLDAFFYHNYFIGDNPGNFRVGRQVVSWGEGLFIQNGINAINPIDASAFRRPGAEIKEGLLPVEMLYLSQGLTENLSMEAFYQLKWHETVADNCGTFFSTTDVAARGCNDRLIFATPDLEPGHPALGNAVLGQPGYIVRAYKDRKARDDGQFGVAFRWFVPALNNTEFGFYAMNYHSRNPLYSNIKGGVGAAGQQTVPGIDGTQGVGGYFFEYPEDIRLYGVSFGTDIAGMSVAGELSYRPNMPIQINTGDLSRAAIAELVAPGDPSWRGNENAAPGTYLQGYERKEFWQASLSAVHFIDRVLGASRLSLVGEVGANYISGMKTGFGVTKYGRDSLFGQSPDANGNCFSETVGRGASWCEDNGYFTDFSWGYRMRASLDYSNVFAGINLSPNVAFSHDVEGYSPNFNENAKSVSIGLNADYANKYNASISYTNFFDGKYNTLVDRDFAAISFGVSF encoded by the coding sequence ATGACAAAAACAAAACAAGCCTGGCAGCTAGCTGCCTTGCCCCTGGCTATTGGACTGGTCAGCTTTGTCGGTTCGGCAAACGCAGCAAACTTCACCATCGGTGAGCTGGAAGGGCAGTTCGACTCTCAACTGTCGGTTGGTGCCAGCGTGTCCACTGCTGGTCGTGACTCTCGCCTGTATTTTGGTAATCCGGCCAACACCGACTTCGGTCAGGGTCAAGCTACCGCGCGGACTTCCGATGACGGCCGTCTGAACTACAAGAAAGGCGACGTTTTCTCCAAGATTTTCAAAGGCTCCCATGACCTTGAGCTGCGCTACGGCAACTCGGGCGCCTTCTTCCGTGGCAACTACTGGTACGATTTTGAAACCAAAGACGGCAGCCAGCGTTTCTACGATATCAGCGATTCCGGTCGTCACCCGCTGCAGAAGGGGTCAGGCGTACAACTGCTGGATGCCTTCTTCTACCATAACTACTTCATTGGCGATAACCCGGGTAACTTCCGAGTTGGCCGCCAGGTAGTGAGCTGGGGTGAAGGTCTGTTCATCCAGAACGGTATCAATGCGATCAACCCGATCGATGCATCCGCTTTCCGTCGCCCAGGCGCGGAAATCAAGGAAGGTCTGCTGCCGGTCGAAATGCTCTACTTGTCGCAGGGTTTGACCGAAAACCTCAGCATGGAGGCCTTCTACCAGCTCAAGTGGCATGAGACTGTTGCCGACAACTGCGGCACCTTCTTCTCAACCACTGATGTTGCCGCTCGTGGCTGTAATGATCGTCTGATCTTCGCTACTCCTGACCTGGAGCCGGGTCACCCAGCTTTGGGTAATGCTGTGCTTGGGCAGCCTGGTTACATCGTGCGTGCATACAAAGATCGCAAGGCCCGTGACGATGGCCAGTTTGGTGTGGCCTTCCGCTGGTTTGTTCCTGCGCTGAACAACACCGAGTTCGGCTTCTATGCCATGAACTACCATAGCCGCAACCCGCTGTATTCAAACATTAAGGGTGGGGTTGGTGCTGCCGGACAACAGACTGTACCGGGTATCGATGGTACTCAAGGTGTAGGTGGCTACTTCTTTGAATATCCTGAAGATATTCGCCTGTATGGCGTTAGCTTTGGTACTGATATCGCCGGCATGTCTGTTGCTGGTGAGCTGAGCTATCGTCCGAACATGCCGATCCAGATCAATACTGGTGACTTGAGCCGTGCAGCGATTGCTGAACTTGTCGCCCCTGGCGATCCGAGCTGGCGTGGTAATGAAAATGCTGCTCCTGGCACCTATCTGCAGGGTTATGAGCGTAAGGAGTTCTGGCAGGCCTCTCTGAGTGCTGTTCACTTCATTGATCGCGTACTCGGCGCCAGCCGACTGTCGCTGGTGGGTGAAGTCGGTGCCAACTACATCAGTGGCATGAAAACCGGTTTCGGTGTGACCAAGTACGGTCGCGACTCTCTGTTTGGTCAAAGCCCGGATGCCAACGGTAACTGTTTCTCCGAAACTGTAGGTCGTGGCGCCAGCTGGTGTGAGGATAATGGCTATTTCACCGACTTCTCCTGGGGCTACCGCATGCGCGCTTCCCTGGATTACAGCAACGTGTTCGCCGGTATCAACCTGAGCCCGAACGTTGCTTTCTCGCACGACGTTGAGGGTTACAGCCCCAACTTCAACGAGAACGCCAAGTCGGTCAGCATCGGTCTGAACGCCGATTACGCCAACAAGTACAACGCCAGCATCAGCTACACCAACTTCTTTGATGGCAAGTACAACACCCTGGTTGATCGCGACTTTGCCGCCATCAGCTTCGGCGTAAGTTTCTAA
- a CDS encoding DUF1302 domain-containing protein — protein sequence MTKKMHAWSLAALPLAIGLASFSGSANAANFNIGPIDAQFDSTLSVGASMSTQNADKRFIGVANGGQAAARTSDDGRQNYKSGDWFSKIFRGVHDLEMKYENSGAFFRGKYWYDFETKDGSQRFYDISDRGRPPLVKGSGVALLDAFFYHNYFIGNNPGNIRIGRQVVSWGESTFIGNSINSINPIDVAAFRRPGAEIKEGLMPVEMLYISQGLTDSLSLEAFYQLKWHASAIDNCGTFFGADTLATGCLDRLVVAGQDFPQGQQPPGTYIVRAQKDRDASDSGQFGVALRWFVPALNDTEFGFFAMNYHSRAPYYSNIAGLPPGVGNPITGLDGVNGPAGYFFEYPEDIRLYGVSFQTNVGGTALSGELSYRPNMPLQLNTGDMSRTALVNPATGQDNTHRGLQVGVGDEISGYERQEVYQAQITAIHFIERVMGASRLSLVGEVGVNYIAGIGDLKFGRDSLFGQSPFVEGDGGAGVLPPGQCSSFQGTPVGGSPKAASWCENDGFMTRWSSGYRLRAALDYSNVFAGINLSPSISWSHDVDGYGPNFTENAKAISLGLNADYANKYNASISYTNFFDGKYNTAVDRDFLALSVGVSF from the coding sequence ATGACAAAAAAAATGCATGCTTGGTCGCTCGCGGCATTGCCCCTGGCAATTGGATTGGCCAGCTTCAGCGGCTCAGCGAACGCCGCCAATTTCAACATCGGCCCGATTGATGCCCAATTCGACTCCACCCTGTCGGTTGGTGCCAGTATGTCCACCCAAAATGCGGACAAACGTTTCATTGGGGTCGCCAATGGTGGTCAGGCTGCGGCACGGACCTCGGATGATGGTCGTCAGAACTACAAGTCTGGTGACTGGTTCTCCAAGATCTTCCGTGGCGTTCATGACCTGGAAATGAAGTACGAGAACTCTGGCGCGTTTTTCCGCGGCAAGTACTGGTACGACTTCGAGACCAAAGACGGCAGTCAGCGTTTCTACGATATCAGCGATCGGGGGCGTCCGCCGCTGGTCAAAGGGTCGGGTGTTGCGCTGCTGGATGCATTTTTCTATCACAACTATTTTATCGGCAATAACCCAGGCAACATCCGTATTGGCCGTCAGGTCGTAAGCTGGGGTGAAAGTACCTTCATTGGCAACTCGATCAACTCGATTAACCCGATCGACGTAGCTGCTTTCCGTCGCCCTGGTGCGGAAATCAAAGAAGGCTTGATGCCGGTTGAAATGCTCTATATCTCTCAGGGTCTGACCGACAGCCTGAGTCTGGAAGCCTTCTACCAGCTCAAGTGGCATGCTTCGGCAATCGATAACTGCGGTACTTTCTTCGGTGCCGATACCCTGGCAACTGGCTGTCTTGACCGCCTGGTTGTTGCAGGTCAAGACTTCCCGCAGGGCCAGCAGCCTCCGGGAACCTATATCGTCCGCGCGCAAAAAGACCGTGACGCTTCCGATAGCGGCCAATTCGGTGTTGCCCTGCGCTGGTTCGTACCGGCACTGAATGATACCGAGTTCGGGTTCTTTGCCATGAACTATCACAGCCGTGCGCCGTACTATTCCAACATTGCAGGCTTGCCGCCGGGAGTAGGTAACCCGATTACGGGTCTTGATGGTGTTAATGGTCCGGCTGGTTACTTCTTCGAGTACCCGGAAGATATTCGCCTGTATGGTGTCAGCTTCCAGACCAACGTTGGCGGTACTGCGCTCAGCGGTGAATTGAGCTATCGCCCGAACATGCCTCTGCAGCTCAATACAGGGGATATGAGCCGTACCGCTTTGGTTAACCCGGCAACCGGCCAAGACAACACTCACCGTGGTCTGCAGGTTGGGGTTGGTGATGAGATCAGCGGCTATGAGCGCCAAGAAGTGTATCAGGCGCAAATCACCGCAATTCACTTCATCGAGCGCGTAATGGGTGCCAGCCGCCTGTCGCTGGTGGGTGAAGTGGGCGTCAACTACATCGCTGGTATCGGTGATCTCAAGTTCGGTCGTGACTCACTGTTCGGCCAAAGCCCGTTCGTGGAAGGTGACGGCGGTGCTGGTGTTCTTCCGCCCGGCCAGTGCTCTTCATTCCAGGGGACTCCGGTTGGTGGTTCGCCCAAGGCTGCAAGCTGGTGTGAGAACGATGGTTTCATGACTCGCTGGTCGTCTGGCTATCGTCTGCGTGCTGCGCTGGATTACAGCAACGTGTTCGCTGGTATCAACCTGAGCCCGAGCATCAGCTGGTCGCATGATGTCGATGGTTATGGCCCGAACTTCACTGAAAATGCCAAAGCTATCAGCCTGGGTCTGAACGCCGATTACGCCAACAAATACAACGCCAGTATCAGCTATACCAACTTCTTTGATGGTAAGTACAACACTGCCGTTGATCGCGACTTCCTCGCCCTCAGCGTCGGTGTAAGCTTCTGA
- a CDS encoding DUF1329 domain-containing protein: MHKQHTLLAAGGLVLSLLATSVMAQSVSPAEIAQLGSNLTPVGAERAGNAAGTIPEWTGGLGPDSGQTVGDNFQTNPFAGEQPQFVITAQNYQQYRDNLSPGQIAMFERYPETFRMPVYQSHRSVGYPQEVYDQVRATAGQARLVNNGDGIENFTHGSFAFPIPKSGAEVIWNHNTRYRLNVKRWYMQAMPQTNGSYTLIKMEEEVGYPQYMPDVDEASVPNTLLYFKQRVNAPARLAGNVLLVHDSLDQLKEPRMAWVYNAGQRRVRRAPQVAYDGPGTASDGMRTSDNFSMYNGAPDRYNWTLVGKKEVYIPYNSYKMAQRDVKYADVLKAGHINPEHTRFELHRVWEVQGNVKQGQRHIYAQRNFFVDEDSWMITLADHYDGRGTLWRVGEGHIAFNYKVKLPGYTIETLYDLLAGRYIALGMYTEEVSAPQFDFVPTYNQFTPAALRASGVR; encoded by the coding sequence ATGCACAAACAACACACCCTGCTGGCAGCCGGGGGACTGGTCTTGAGCCTGTTGGCTACCAGTGTCATGGCGCAAAGCGTTAGCCCGGCGGAAATCGCCCAGCTGGGCAGTAACCTGACACCTGTCGGTGCTGAGCGTGCCGGCAATGCCGCTGGTACCATTCCCGAATGGACAGGTGGTTTGGGGCCGGATTCTGGTCAGACCGTCGGCGATAACTTCCAGACCAACCCGTTCGCGGGCGAGCAGCCGCAATTCGTGATCACGGCCCAGAATTATCAGCAGTATCGCGACAATCTGAGCCCTGGCCAGATCGCCATGTTTGAGCGCTACCCGGAAACCTTCCGCATGCCGGTCTACCAATCGCACCGGAGCGTGGGTTACCCGCAGGAAGTCTACGATCAGGTCAGAGCTACTGCCGGCCAGGCGCGGCTGGTCAACAACGGTGACGGGATTGAGAACTTCACTCACGGCTCATTTGCCTTCCCGATCCCCAAATCCGGTGCCGAGGTAATCTGGAATCACAACACCCGCTATCGCCTGAACGTCAAACGTTGGTACATGCAAGCCATGCCGCAGACCAACGGCTCCTACACCCTGATCAAGATGGAGGAAGAGGTTGGCTATCCGCAGTACATGCCGGATGTCGATGAGGCCAGCGTGCCCAATACCTTGCTCTACTTCAAACAGCGGGTGAACGCCCCGGCGCGTCTGGCCGGTAACGTCCTGCTGGTGCACGACAGCCTGGATCAGTTGAAAGAGCCGCGCATGGCCTGGGTATACAACGCTGGTCAGCGTCGTGTGCGTCGCGCCCCGCAGGTTGCCTATGATGGCCCGGGTACTGCCTCTGACGGCATGCGCACCTCCGACAACTTCTCCATGTATAACGGTGCGCCGGATCGCTACAACTGGACGCTGGTGGGCAAGAAGGAAGTCTACATTCCCTACAACAGCTACAAGATGGCCCAGCGTGACGTGAAGTACGCCGATGTGCTCAAGGCGGGTCACATAAACCCGGAGCACACCCGTTTCGAGCTGCACCGGGTCTGGGAAGTGCAAGGCAACGTCAAGCAGGGTCAGCGCCACATCTACGCTCAGCGTAACTTCTTCGTGGATGAGGACTCCTGGATGATCACCCTGGCTGACCACTACGATGGCCGTGGCACGCTGTGGCGTGTTGGTGAGGGGCACATTGCCTTCAACTACAAGGTCAAGCTGCCGGGTTACACCATCGAAACCCTGTATGACCTGCTGGCCGGTCGTTACATCGCGCTGGGTATGTATACCGAAGAAGTGTCTGCACCGCAGTTCGACTTTGTTCCGACCTATAACCAGTTCACCCCGGCGGCGCTCAGAGCATCCGGCGTGCGCTAA
- a CDS encoding AraC family transcriptional regulator has product MNQVLHPLPCQRLQERAFWAKAISKTLEQYGKSAKDLPADLRHHCSPEDHSLAQISQTDMNRLWHSAAVLSGDECFGLKLGKTFCSNTLKVLGLAATSSETIGTGIRRIIKYISVFSTQVQLYSVEDDQYLTIYFEPKGSPHPLHLEALVGQCSKIWKALDQGPSSLVLETRLVGDHEKTRQRVEDALNGRVRLGAKRIAVRLNQQLMRVPLETADAFLSKRLDASLEDMLGDLPNVDFAEQVKQRIRVLVAEREISEELVATPFNMSPRHLRRKLSETHTTYEKLLDEVRMELAIRLIQDGKLNLGRIAFELGFLDPSSFTRAFRRWTGMSPTAFRDQGLKKA; this is encoded by the coding sequence ATGAATCAGGTTTTGCATCCCCTGCCCTGCCAACGGTTGCAGGAGCGGGCATTCTGGGCAAAAGCAATTAGCAAGACATTGGAGCAGTACGGTAAATCAGCGAAGGATTTGCCGGCAGACCTGCGCCATCATTGCTCGCCTGAAGATCACAGTCTGGCTCAGATCAGTCAGACCGACATGAATCGTTTATGGCATTCGGCAGCAGTGCTGTCCGGTGATGAGTGCTTTGGACTCAAGCTGGGCAAGACCTTCTGCTCAAATACCCTCAAGGTTCTGGGCCTGGCCGCTACCTCAAGCGAGACGATAGGCACCGGGATCCGCCGGATCATCAAGTACATTTCCGTTTTCAGCACCCAGGTACAGCTCTACTCAGTTGAAGACGATCAATATTTGACCATCTACTTCGAGCCCAAGGGCTCTCCGCACCCACTGCATCTGGAAGCACTGGTGGGACAATGCTCAAAGATCTGGAAAGCGTTGGATCAGGGCCCGTCTTCTCTGGTGCTGGAAACCCGGCTGGTCGGCGACCATGAAAAAACCCGCCAGCGGGTGGAGGATGCGCTTAACGGGCGAGTCCGGCTTGGAGCAAAACGCATTGCCGTGCGTCTGAACCAGCAACTGATGCGAGTGCCACTGGAAACGGCCGATGCGTTCCTGAGCAAGCGGCTGGATGCCTCACTGGAAGATATGCTGGGTGATCTGCCGAATGTCGACTTTGCCGAGCAGGTAAAACAGAGAATTCGGGTGCTGGTTGCCGAGCGCGAGATATCTGAAGAGCTGGTGGCCACGCCATTCAACATGAGCCCGCGGCACCTGCGGCGCAAGCTAAGTGAAACCCACACCACCTATGAGAAGCTGCTGGACGAAGTGCGCATGGAGCTGGCCATTCGCCTGATTCAGGATGGCAAGCTGAACCTGGGCCGCATTGCGTTTGAGCTGGGTTTTCTCGATCCCAGCAGTTTCACCCGCGCCTTCCGCCGCTGGACCGGTATGAGTCCGACAGCATTCAGGGATCAAGGGCTCAAGAAGGCCTGA